The following nucleotide sequence is from Aspergillus luchuensis IFO 4308 DNA, chromosome 1, nearly complete sequence.
TGACAAGGGCTCATACACTTGATGACATTCGCGCTCTCTGCGTCGGAGCGTTCTGGTTATCCGAACTAAGTTGGAAACTTTCTGGGCATGCTGTTCGAATCGCGACGGAATTGGGCCTTCACCAAAGCTATCATAAGCTAATGCGTGGTCACAACGATCAGTATGAGCGCGCTCAGCTCTGGTATCTTCTGTATGTGTGTGACCATCATTTCAGCATCGCCTACGGGCGTCCACCAGTCATCCATGAGGATGCAGCAATCAAGAACTACGAATCGTTTCTCCAGTCACCAATGGTAGTACCCGGAGATATTAGGCTACTAGCACAAGTTGCCTTGTTTATGATCCTGACCGAAGCGTATCGGACATTCGGGACCGACACAGAGCAAGCCCTTACCGAAGAGGACTTTGGGCAGTTACGCGTCTACAATGTTGCTATAGACCAATGGCGGCTATTGTGGCAACCCCGATCTGGTACGTGCTTTACAAGATCTGCTTGGATTAAAAATCATTTTGAAAGACTAATTGTCGTGACTTTGACCTGCAGCCGATAGCCCTTATGTCCGAACATATCCCTCGAAAGGGGTTGTGCTTCACTACCACTTTGCCAAATTTCAACTCAACTCACTCTCGCTGCGAGCCTTGTCTCCGACTAACACCCCGGTGTTCTCTATGGACCGCAAAGAGTCGGCTAATATTGCCATCTCGTCTGCTATGGCTTGTTTGAATATGGTATTGGAAGAGCCAGATATTCGCGACGCCATTGTTGGAGTTCCGATTTTCACCCACACGATGGTCACATTCTCCGCCGTGTTCCTCTTGAAAGTTGCAATAAACTGGAACTCTGCGTATCTCAGTCTCGACGGCCGCCAGGTGCGACGTCTGGTCGAGAGGGTGATTGAGCTGTTGAACTGTGTCTCTGCAGGGGAGAGACATCTGACGAGACATATTGCCCGGGGCCTTGGTAAGATGTTGGAGCGCTTCGACTCTTGGGACGCATGGCAAGCAGGAGGGGCACCTGTTGTAGCATCTGGGGGTGCTGAGCGAGCAGGTAGTAGTGATGTTCCTGGGGGTGCCAATGCCATGGCCCAGGGGTTTCCCCCACCGGATTTGATCTATGATATGGTTGGTACATACGGGTTTGGATTGGATGAAAACCTCCTAGATCCTAGCATGGCTAGTTTCGAATTCTTAGCACAATGAGTCATGCCCTGATATTATGGGCTGTAAGAGTTAGACTATTGAGGTCACAGTACATCGTAATCTGGATTACttaatatagatagaggACTATAGGAGACCACCTTCCGGCCAAATCAAGGTGCTTCCACATCTGCCTCGTCTCCACTAGAGACATCATGAACAGTTGCAGAAAATGCTTGGCTACGCCCCCGACTCTGTCTCTGGGCTTTCTTGCCTGTCGCCTTGGTGAGAATATCTTTCACCTGCTCGAGGGAATACCCGAGCTCCGCTTCAATGGCTGCTCTATACTCCTTTTTCAGCTGcctcttctgcctctcctcctcaagaAGGCGCTGCTCTTCCGCCAACTTATAGTCTTCAATAGCAGCGCGCCGAATCTTGTTCTCGTGAATGAAACGTTCGCGTTCTTCGAATTTCCGTCGAATCTCTTCGTCGTGCAGCTCTTTCCTAATCCGGGCCCGCagtccctcctcttctttcttcttcttcatctctttccATTCCTTTTCGCGTAACGCAGCTttaatttcttctttcctcttggATTGCTCCTCGGCTCGTCTTTCGGCTCTCTTCAGGTTTGttcgctcctcttctctttccatctcatccagtCTCTTTAATCGCTCCGAAATCTTGTTTTCGAACTCTCGTTCACTCTCTATGTCCAATTTGAGTTTATGAAGACGCAAGTCTTCCTCCAGCCGGTCTATGTCTTTTTGCTGTCTGCGGATTTCACGGTCCAGCTTTGTGTCAGATGAGTGCACATCGACTACGGTAACCTCTGGACGGTATGATGTGTCGTGATGGATGGTGCCTGTTGCTCGGGGCCGTTGATGACGATATGGGAGATCAGTATCTGATTCTGAATCCGTGAGCAACAACCGGCGCCTTTGGACCGACCGTCGCTTCGAGGGAGATTTATAACGCGGATCAGACGGAAAACGTCCAGTAACGGGGCTTTGTCGACCAGGTTCGACAGGCCTTATGTCCTTGGATTGCCCCATATTCGATCTGGGAATCTTCTCAAAGACCCGATCAACTTTGGCTGTAGCCCAAGCCTCAGTCGCCTCGGATGCAGAAGTCACGTCGATGCGAGCTGCACAGCAGTTGTTCGTAACCTACAGAGTTGCTGTTTTGGTGGAAGCTGGAAAGCAGAATACCCCCAGGCGGGCGATTTGGCGCCCAGCGCGGCACAGGCAAGCAGCCGGCACTTGCACGGGCCTTTTGCCTAGCCTTGCTGGAACTATTGCGGGCAGAGTGGCTGTACTGCAGAATTGGCCTATAGCAGATTGCTAGTCCCCAGCCTCGCGCAATTTTGCCAATCAGAGGTTACTCAGGTAGTTGGGAATGTCACGATAGTATCCTTAGCGCTGACATGCATGCCTGCATTGAATCAGACCTAGAGGATACTAATCACTAGCCTTGGTCACCACCCGCGCTTCTCTACATATTCTACGGGTCTTTAGTGAGGGATTGTTGTCAAGTCACCGCCACCTCATGTGTCGTCGAATTTTATTACAGTCTTCCAAATGTACCTCTTCACCTGCTATATGCTATAAACTTATGCGCTGAGCTTCTTGTTGACATCCCGATTCGCCAACTGTGTGGACTTCATTGTCATCCCAAAGAAATCGAGGAGAGCAGCCAGGATCTGGATCAAGGTTACCAATGAAGGATAGCGCGATAAAAGCACCAGCACCTTTTCAGGGCTTTCTGTACTTTCACTCCCTTTGCCATTTCTTGGTCTGGCTGGTCCATTCGCTCTTTCTGGAGCCACCGAACTGGTATTTGCGTGCAGTACTATTCTGGATGCCTGTAATCCTTCTTGGTCAACAGTTTGTGGTGTTCGAAAGATGTGCACAGCACGTCCGAGCTTTGAAATGCACGCGTCTACTGGATCATCTGCATCGCAGGTCTCTCTGACATCTACTAACGTttctgaggaagaagacgagttGGAATTTGATGACCGCGCCGACTCAGTAGGGCTCCCGGAATCTACTGAACCAGGCAAAATGCCCTGTAGATAACCCGTATATGAGTCTTCAAGCATGCTCTGGGCATGCTGAACGTTGACCGGTGCCGTGTTGGAAGTGTTATCGTTACTCTCTGCGAAAGATATCGGCAAAGCAGCAGGGATCTGCACCGGAATGCGAAGGcaattttctctttccataACCATGGGAAGATCCCGTACAAGACCATCTAGACGAGGACCTGAAGGCTGCGTCACAACATTTGGATACACGAGAATATCACTGGATGCCTCATCACTTTCACGACGGGATGGGAACCTCAACTGACGGGCCTTTTCTTTGAATCGGTTCCTGCCCTTTTGTAGCTTTCCTTTGATCTGAACCCGCATGAGGAAGGGCGTCCCCTCATGCTGGAAAGCAAAAGCTGTGTGGATCATATTGctatggatggattgagacTCAGGGTCCCCCTCGCGTAGCTCCCACTTTATGGTGCGGTATTCTGAATCGGTCTTTTGCGCAGGGCGCAGATTACCTGTGAATGTCCACCGGCTATCGTAAGTAATCGACTTCTCGCTATCGACaccgacaccaccaccgccgttTCCGAGTATATTAACTTGAGGCGCAAGGTGCAAGATCTTTTTCTTGATCACATTCTTTGGTTCTCCGCTAAGATATTTGGGCCCGTAGTGATCGGTCAGATGGAGGCGTACAGGCTTATCCAGATCTAGCTGGTGCTTGGGGGCGCCTTGCAAAGTAATTTTGACCGTGGCACTCAGTAGCCTACAGTCTGCGGGCTGATCGAACGAGAGATCCATGTAAACGATGCCCGCAGGTCTCAATGCCTCGCCCAAGCATCCCCACTTCGACTGGGACGTTCGAAGTCGGCAGTCGGCGCGTGCTTTGCCGACTTTGCGGTGGCACACGCTGGAGTCCTGAAGATTGTCAAGCTCGAGATATTTTCGACCATATCGCCGCGCGTAAGTCGGCTGCGAGTCCCGACCGGAGGTGATCGATGAAGTTTTGGTGGTCCCCGACATAATCTGGGTGATGAGAGCAGAATGCCAAACCCCCAGCCCCCCACGAACGTCAACATTGATTAAATAGTAAGGGAGCTTACAGCCAGTTAGCGGGTTGTTGGGTGCCGCCTGGCACTGCCACCGGACAAACCACTCAGAGGGAGGCGCTAATGCAGACACTCAAGACGAGGCTGAATTATCTCCTTAAATACGAACTTATCTAAATTACTCGTGGGCCTCCTGCTGATTGCTGTTGCCGCGCTATTGCTTCGCCAACAAGTACTCTTTAAAAATGAACGACATTCGGGAAAGGTCCACCTTCGCTCGAGGAAGACGATCTGGAGATCGGAAAGACATCTTCAACCGCTTTTCTTGGGATGAGCGAGCGGTTCATGAGAGTGCGCACGGTACCCTCGCTGTTCCTGAAAGGAATGCTCATATCTTCCGTGCGGAGCCCGCTCGCTCTGGAGAAGTAATTGTCGTTCGTAATGCTGCAGCGCATAACAACGATAATGTGATTCCTTCACCAGATACCTTTCCTAGGGTACTACCATTATCACAGGATGAACCAcaaaatattaattctaacATCTGGACTCCTTCATCAACAAAAGACACGACCATACATTATGAGATGGATATTGTGGAGGACGTGGGAAGTTTACTAGAGGAATTCTCACGACTAAAAAGACTAGGCAATTTCCAGGAAGCGGAACAATACTTTCAAGTTTCTCTAAGTGCTTTCATGGACTTATCGCCAGTCACAATTGAGTTCGCAGACATGCTAGTCGAACAGGGTTCATATAGGCGTTTACATCGCGTTCTGTTGCAGCACCAACAGCAGGAGCTAAGTACCTCTGACGGCATCTCAAGCCTGCAGGAGGGTAGCCCAGCCAAATTCCTGTACCAAGCAAACTTGCACCTCTTACGGGATTTCGCGTTCATACAGTCCCACGGGTTTCTGGACGAGGCATATGGAACGGTCCGATCCTTGGAGCGCCAAATGCGTTCCTTAAGGCGACGAAGGAGAAAAGACCCGAATCGTGACCTGGACTCGGCTGAAGTAAGAGTGTCTCAAGAGAGTTCCCGGGAGAAGAGCAATACTAAGAGTATAGGCAGGTGCAGGTTGTCCGTTATGCTCTCTTGATTCTATCGCAAGTTGAGCGAGAAACCGATCTGATCCCAGAACATGAATTTAATTTTTGGTCTAATTGGCACTATTTGTACAGTGTTCTCGTGACTGAGGGGCGAATATGGGATGTGCGAGACCTAATGCTCGCTTCTATCCAAGCGGAAGGTGCAGCAAATACTTGGAACCTGATATTCGGAGCAGAACTTGGTTCTTCCAACGAGCCGTTCCGCAAGCTGATGGACGACTGGTGTTTGCATCGGTATGATGAGTCAACATATCTTGCCATTCTGGATATTCTAGTATCTCTGAGTCGCAGTTTGTCTTCATGGTCTATTTCGATACCAGAAAGACAGGACCTGCTCACTGCTCAACGGTGCCTCCAATATGCCCAAGCCCTTGCAACATGCCTCAAAGAGAACAACCCGCAGCTGGTAAAATCTCGTCCATACCTACAGTGGGTTCTTGCTGAAGCGGAATTGGAGCGGAAACTTCTACTCAATGCCTCAGATCTGCGAGACCACCTTGACAAATATCCAGGCCTGACAATATGGAGGAATTGTATTCCCATTTATCTCCCAATCAAGACGGAGAACCCAAAGTGGACGGCACACCTAGACGCGGGACGGAACTATGATCTTCTTGAAACCGTTCTTCAGACAGCACAGGACCTGCATGACTACAGAACTGAGGTTTTATGCCTGGGTGAGCTCATTTATCGCTCGGTACACACGAGCGAAAGGTTAGCTCGGCTTTCCGATGTCCAGAAGACCATCCAGGGGGATCATCTCGGCTATCGGCAGACTTTTCTATCGGGGTTTCTTCTTGCAGACTCTGAACAAGATTGTAAACTTCTTTTAGATGGCCTGAGGAAAATCCGGGAATCAAAACGATCCTCGAAATCTATCTATTCTCTGAGTGACTGGTGTGCGATCGTCATCGAACGGGCTGTTGCACAACGCGTTGCCGAAGATCTATCGCGTTCGGATGAAGCTTTCCAAGACACTAAGGAGGGCTTCTCTACCTACCTCCCGCAGTACATAAAAGATCGGTTGGAGGCGCTCGGCCTGGATAAGGTCTACCTAACGCCCTCAAGGACTGGAAAGCCACACGATCCTGAAATACGACAACGCAGTATTACAGATGTTCCTACATCGAAACAGGATACCCCACCCCCCGTTCCATTTGAGAGTTTGAGTGACGAAGAACATGGGCAATCCAAGTCACTATTCCCTCTGCAGCGACCAGGGCGCACGTACACAGGATCTGGGGAAAgcgatagtgatgatgacgagtaTACCACCGACAGCAGCTTCGACACAGCTAGATCAgatgatggttggttggatgatgagcagGGCCATTCGACATCGCTTGTTCGTAGGACTCAGCGATTTGGACCAAGTGAGTAAATGTTTTGATTTAATCTGCAGGATCATTACTAACCTTATGTAGTTTCTAGGAGTGCGACTGTTGAAGATGTCAGTAGTAGCATATATGAGGAATGAGCGTGGGACTATGGGTTGTGTAATTTTAAGCATAGTATGTTTGGCAATtagattatatctagtaaagAAAAATCTCCTCTTTTTGAAGGGTTCGACACAAAAGTCTCTGTTAAAGTGAGCCGGATTTGTAGACGAACGGAGTACACGTCCTCTATATCTCTACAATGATATTGACTGTGTCATCTATTCGATAGATCTCTGGGGATGCATAAAcatagataaatatacaCAATCAATGCAAGAACTTCCCCTTTTCACATGGGCCAGGTAAACAGATCCAGGTAATAGATTGAGAGCACACCTCTATGTCTAGTACTGTACAAAGCAAATGTTTGACTAGTTTGCAGTGAATACAAACAGCTCCTCCTGATCACAGTCCACCAATAATCGCATGTGATTTCAGTTTGTCCTGTTTGCCAGTGACGTAGAGCGATGGTGTTGCAGCTCGTTCTACACCCCATTGAGCACGATATTCATCCATCTGATGCATGTATATGTCCGATTGAggaaagatgagaaggaatgCAAACATTTAGTACCCAGTCCTACAAATTTCTTGGTCTACCATAGATGAAGTATAAAGCATAAAGCAGAGTATCTCGCTCTAGCCTTCATACTTCCAATTCATCTCACATCCCAACAACACTACTCATTCCTACAGTATACAAAATGGCatctccccaacccaccactcTCCCAATCGTAGCCATCGCCGGCGCAACCGGCCACCTAGGCAAACACGTCGCCTCAGCCTTCCTCACATCCAACCTACGCAACCGCTTCTCCGAAATCATCCTTCTTTCGCGACAAGGTAGCCACCACAATACTACACCACCAACCGACCTCCTCGACGACAGCCCCAAACTCACCATCCGCACCTACACCGAAGATTCCATCCCCAGCATCACCCGCGCCCTCCAGGGCGCTACCATCCTTATCAACACCATCGGCCCCTCTGGCCACTCCTTCAAAGAGAAACTCCTCCACGCCATCCCCCAATCCTCCATCCAGGTGTACTTCCCCTCCGAATTCGGGGTGAATCACTACGTGCACGACTTCCCGCATCGAGAATGGGacgcgaagaagaaacataTGGCGCTGGCGGAGCAGCTACTTCTACTTAATACCCAAGACCCAAGCCccaagaaggtgaagatctGTCGTGTCTTCTGTGGGTTGTTCCTGGAGGATAGTATCGGGCCGTGGTTTGGGTTTGATACGAAGCGTGGACGGTATGAGTGTGTtgggagtagtagtagtagtagtgaggtGAAAGTGTCGTTTACTTCACTGGGGGATGTCGGGAGGTGTGTGGCTGCGTTGGCGAgtttggggagggatgagGTGCCTGAGGTGGTGCATGTTGCTGGGGATAGTAGGAGTGTTAAGGAGATTGCGGAGGTTATGGGGgagtttggtggtggtgagatt
It contains:
- a CDS encoding putative C6 transcription factor (COG:S;~EggNog:ENOG410PICM;~InterPro:IPR036864,IPR007219,IPR001138;~PFAM:PF00172;~go_function: GO:0000981 - DNA-binding transcription factor activity, RNA polymerase II-specific [Evidence IEA];~go_function: GO:0003677 - DNA binding [Evidence IEA];~go_function: GO:0008270 - zinc ion binding [Evidence IEA];~go_process: GO:0006351 - transcription, DNA-templated [Evidence IEA];~go_process: GO:0006355 - regulation of transcription, DNA-templated [Evidence IEA]), whose translation is MKRSSQDADLEAPRPHERRPSLVPDGRPAPPKISKARACAECKRHKIRCEFKSGEASCTKCIRSGIKCVVNDFSQKFVDDDVMWKSQASATIQQLQAAVSHLLQQGGLPDLSTFISGDSHNGPSPVGSQSERRFSSEASPTDVKPREPGIVMDVTREPSQEPDLQDRELVPAPMRSLYEVTKLRNLRNNPIEQPKLTLLEEDFISRGLTSLHEAEELFAYFSRTMNQLLWGGIVLVHRDLTSVRRASTLLSAAVLTVAALHIPNRTETLNRCYNEYVSLVSSMSLTRAHTLDDIRALCVGAFWLSELSWKLSGHAVRIATELGLHQSYHKLMRGHNDQYERAQLWYLLYVCDHHFSIAYGRPPVIHEDAAIKNYESFLQSPMVVPGDIRLLAQVALFMILTEAYRTFGTDTEQALTEEDFGQLRVYNVAIDQWRLLWQPRSADSPYVRTYPSKGVVLHYHFAKFQLNSLSLRALSPTNTPVFSMDRKESANIAISSAMACLNMVLEEPDIRDAIVGVPIFTHTMVTFSAVFLLKVAINWNSAYLSLDGRQVRRLVERVIELLNCVSAGERHLTRHIARGLGKMLERFDSWDAWQAGGAPVVASGGAERAGSSDVPGGANAMAQGFPPPDLIYDMVGTYGFGLDENLLDPSMASFEFLAQ
- a CDS encoding uncharacterized protein (COG:S;~EggNog:ENOG410PQDH;~TransMembrane:1 (o448-467i)); this encodes MSGTTKTSSITSGRDSQPTYARRYGRKYLELDNLQDSSVCHRKVGKARADCRLRTSQSKWGCLGEALRPAGIVYMDLSFDQPADCRLLSATVKITLQGAPKHQLDLDKPVRLHLTDHYGPKYLSGEPKNVIKKKILHLAPQVNILGNGGGGVGVDSEKSITYDSRWTFTGNLRPAQKTDSEYRTIKWELREGDPESQSIHSNMIHTAFAFQHEGTPFLMRVQIKGKLQKGRNRFKEKARQLRFPSRRESDEASSDILVYPNVVTQPSGPRLDGLVRDLPMVMERENCLRIPVQIPAALPISFAESNDNTSNTAPVNVQHAQSMLEDSYTGYLQGILPGSVDSGSPTESARSSNSNSSSSSETLVDVRETCDADDPVDACISKLGRAVHIFRTPQTVDQEGLQASRIVLHANTSSVAPERANGPARPRNGKGSESTESPEKVLVLLSRYPSLVTLIQILAALLDFFGMTMKSTQLANRDVNKKLSA
- a CDS encoding uncharacterized protein (COG:S;~EggNog:ENOG410PRMG), whose product is MNDIRERSTFARGRRSGDRKDIFNRFSWDERAVHESAHGTLAVPERNAHIFRAEPARSGEVIVVRNAAAHNNDNVIPSPDTFPRVLPLSQDEPQNINSNIWTPSSTKDTTIHYEMDIVEDVGSLLEEFSRLKRLGNFQEAEQYFQVSLSAFMDLSPVTIEFADMLVEQGSYRRLHRVLLQHQQQELSTSDGISSLQEGSPAKFLYQANLHLLRDFAFIQSHGFLDEAYGTVRSLERQMRSLRRRRRKDPNRDLDSAEVQVVRYALLILSQVERETDLIPEHEFNFWSNWHYLYSVLVTEGRIWDVRDLMLASIQAEGAANTWNLIFGAELGSSNEPFRKLMDDWCLHRYDESTYLAILDILVSLSRSLSSWSISIPERQDLLTAQRCLQYAQALATCLKENNPQLVKSRPYLQWVLAEAELERKLLLNASDLRDHLDKYPGLTIWRNCIPIYLPIKTENPKWTAHLDAGRNYDLLETVLQTAQDLHDYRTEVLCLGELIYRSVHTSERLARLSDVQKTIQGDHLGYRQTFLSGFLLADSEQDCKLLLDGLRKIRESKRSSKSIYSLSDWCAIVIERAVAQRVAEDLSRSDEAFQDTKEGFSTYLPQYIKDRLEALGLDKVYLTPSRTGKPHDPEIRQRSITDVPTSKQDTPPPVPFESLSDEEHGQSKSLFPLQRPGRTYTGSGESDSDDDEYTTDSSFDTARSDDGWLDDEQGHSTSLVRRTQRFGPISRSATVEDVSSSIYEE
- a CDS encoding isoflavone reductase family protein (COG:O;~EggNog:ENOG410Q07F;~InterPro:IPR036291,IPR008030;~PFAM:PF05368); the encoded protein is MASPQPTTLPIVAIAGATGHLGKHVASAFLTSNLRNRFSEIILLSRQGSHHNTTPPTDLLDDSPKLTIRTYTEDSIPSITRALQGATILINTIGPSGHSFKEKLLHAIPQSSIQVYFPSEFGVNHYVHDFPHREWDAKKKHMALAEQLLLLNTQDPSPKKVKICRVFCGLFLEDSIGPWFGFDTKRGRYECVGSSSSSSEVKVSFTSLGDVGRCVAALASLGRDEVPEVVHVAGDSRSVKEIAEVMGEFGGGEIDVVEIGLEGYKREVLEGMKESWDPAPFLRFLMGEGKIMHTARDGGGLGVDRELVNPGERLWKWETLRDLARREAGRPWGDYVWPPMKQ